A genomic stretch from Frigoribacterium sp. PvP032 includes:
- the nudC gene encoding NAD(+) diphosphatase, producing the protein MSSPLTSRLPLARHQVDRDYLTRERPDAIPELLAAEGTRVLPVWGTRLLMAGGDRLALLPPGDVPEASGYLYLGRSLDPAAAEPVGTPLVAALLDDEASAQLSAADDDWGSVRMFGTRLSDRDAGLAVEAVALANWHDSHRFSPRTGRPLVRDKAGWVGRDADDGHEVFPRTDPAIIVGVTDADDRLLLGSNALWESNRWSLLAGFVEPGESLEHAVQREIFEESGVKVVDPRYVGSQPWPFPASLMLGFTARVDVDDPGTLEPDGAEILDLRWFSRDELAASLGEVLLPGRTSIARAIIEDWFGAELDQ; encoded by the coding sequence ATGTCCTCGCCGCTCACGTCCCGGCTGCCCCTCGCTCGTCACCAGGTCGACCGTGACTACCTCACCAGAGAACGACCCGACGCCATCCCCGAGCTGCTCGCCGCCGAGGGCACGCGCGTGCTCCCGGTCTGGGGCACGCGCCTGCTGATGGCGGGCGGCGACCGCCTCGCCCTCCTGCCCCCCGGCGACGTCCCCGAGGCGAGCGGCTACCTCTACCTCGGGCGCTCGCTCGACCCCGCCGCGGCCGAACCCGTGGGCACGCCCCTGGTCGCCGCACTGCTCGACGACGAGGCCTCCGCCCAGCTGTCGGCGGCCGACGACGACTGGGGCAGCGTCCGCATGTTCGGCACCCGGCTGAGCGACCGCGACGCCGGCCTGGCGGTCGAGGCCGTCGCGCTCGCGAACTGGCACGACTCCCACCGCTTCTCGCCGCGCACCGGGCGTCCCCTCGTCCGCGACAAGGCCGGCTGGGTCGGCCGCGACGCCGACGACGGCCACGAGGTCTTCCCCCGGACCGACCCGGCGATCATCGTGGGCGTCACGGACGCCGACGACCGCCTCCTGCTCGGCTCGAACGCCCTCTGGGAGTCCAACCGGTGGTCGCTGCTCGCGGGCTTCGTCGAGCCGGGCGAGTCGCTCGAGCACGCGGTCCAGCGCGAGATCTTCGAGGAGAGCGGCGTGAAGGTCGTCGACCCCCGGTACGTGGGCTCTCAGCCGTGGCCCTTCCCCGCCAGCCTGATGCTGGGCTTCACGGCCCGTGTCGACGTCGACGACCCCGGCACCCTCGAGCCCGACGGCGCCGAGATCCTCGACCTCCGCTGGTTCAGCCGCGACGAGCTCGCCGCGTCGCTCGGCGAGGTCCTCCTGCCCGGTCGCACCTCCATCGCCCGGGCCATCATCGAGGACTGGTTCGGCGCCGAGCTCGACCAGTGA
- a CDS encoding phosphotransferase, with amino-acid sequence MARSHLTLAALATAAVADLDVRTTSPHGSSTGDVDSALLTTGAGDDLIVRVPRSQRAEAQQSADLVALRALSAGVRGRLPFAVPSYRGQAPVGRTRGIVYDFIQGTHLRTAQVTGGSGLPTALGRGVAAIHALPTSFVTDAGLTSHTPFEAMRSTASLVDRAASTRLLPAALLERWEAAIQDHVLWQFQPTVVNGSLDAASFLVVDGTVTGVLGWQDLQVGDPARDLAWLLGAGPEAVDAAFAAYNDARGTSDHQLRRRATLYRELDTAKWLLHGTATKNTAVVDDAVGMMAALVDRLQSPDGVSISSDSTAALDLDGVEELLSTTERRHG; translated from the coding sequence ATGGCCAGATCTCACCTCACTCTAGCCGCGTTGGCCACGGCCGCCGTCGCCGACCTCGACGTGCGCACGACCTCCCCGCACGGCTCGTCGACCGGCGACGTCGACTCCGCGCTGCTCACGACGGGGGCCGGCGACGACCTCATCGTCCGTGTCCCGCGATCGCAGCGCGCCGAGGCTCAGCAGTCCGCCGACCTCGTGGCGCTGCGGGCGCTCAGCGCCGGCGTCCGCGGGCGCCTGCCCTTCGCCGTCCCGTCCTACCGGGGCCAGGCGCCCGTCGGCCGGACCCGCGGCATCGTCTACGACTTCATCCAGGGCACGCACCTGCGCACGGCCCAGGTGACCGGCGGCTCCGGCCTGCCCACGGCGCTCGGCCGGGGCGTGGCCGCGATCCACGCCCTGCCCACCAGCTTCGTCACCGACGCCGGGCTCACGAGCCACACGCCCTTCGAGGCGATGCGCTCGACGGCCTCGCTCGTCGACCGTGCTGCCTCCACCCGGCTGCTGCCGGCCGCCCTGCTCGAGCGGTGGGAGGCGGCGATCCAGGACCACGTGCTGTGGCAGTTCCAGCCCACCGTCGTCAACGGCTCCCTCGACGCGGCGTCGTTCCTCGTGGTCGACGGCACCGTCACGGGCGTCCTGGGCTGGCAGGACCTGCAGGTCGGCGACCCTGCCCGCGACCTCGCCTGGCTGCTCGGCGCCGGCCCCGAGGCCGTCGACGCCGCCTTCGCGGCCTACAACGACGCGCGAGGCACGAGCGACCACCAGCTGCGCCGCCGCGCCACCCTCTACCGCGAGCTCGACACGGCGAAGTGGCTGCTGCACGGCACGGCGACGAAGAACACCGCCGTGGTGGACGACGCGGTGGGCATGATGGCCGCCCTCGTCGACCGGCTGCAGTCGCCCGACGGGGTGTCGATCTCGTCGGACTCGACGGCCGCGCTCGACCTCGACGGCGTCGAGGAGCTGCTCTCGACCACCGAGCGCCGGCACGGCTGA
- a CDS encoding ATP-dependent helicase, with protein sequence MSDAATLLAGLDEQQREAARRLLGPVCLLAGAGTGKTRAITHRIAYGVATGVYAPGRVMALTFTSRAAAELRGRLRQLGAGGVSARTFHASALSQLSYFWPQTMGGQMPRLIDSKGKLLAHAAERVGLKLDTASLRDTAGEIEWRKVSRLTVEQYAVKAHSRNLPQSLTVEKAVDLHGAYEDIKDERRQLDFEDVLLATVGMMQLEPRVAQQVREQYRFFVVDEYQDVSPLQQELLELWLGDRNDLCVVGDASQTIYSFAGASADYLLGFGSRYDDATVVRLEQNYRSSRQIVDTANQLMRGRPGALHLHPAVESTGPVPPVVQYPTDMAEARGVAQTIADEIASGVAPEEIAVLYRVNVQAAALERALADVGVSTRIHGAARFFDLREVKEAVMMLKGASVSIIGEPLFKTVSDVLRSLGWTQEAPEQRGALRDRWESLNALMGLAEASPEGTTLKQFVEELLARQAGQHEPTMAAVTLATLHSAKGLEWRSVYLVGLSEGLVPISYAQGLEAIDEERRLLYVGITRARERLRLSWAPSGQGRGGERRPSRFLEELRTRSRDGAARPTS encoded by the coding sequence GTGAGCGACGCCGCGACCCTGCTCGCCGGCCTCGACGAGCAGCAGCGTGAAGCGGCCAGGCGCCTGCTCGGACCGGTCTGCCTGCTGGCGGGGGCCGGCACCGGCAAGACCAGGGCCATCACCCATCGCATCGCCTACGGCGTCGCCACCGGCGTGTACGCGCCGGGGCGCGTGATGGCGCTCACGTTCACGTCGCGCGCCGCGGCCGAGCTGCGGGGGCGCCTCCGTCAGCTCGGGGCGGGCGGGGTCTCGGCCCGCACCTTCCACGCCTCGGCGCTGTCGCAGCTCTCGTACTTCTGGCCTCAGACGATGGGCGGGCAGATGCCGCGGCTGATCGACAGCAAGGGGAAGCTCCTGGCCCACGCGGCCGAGCGGGTCGGCCTGAAGCTCGACACGGCGTCGCTGCGCGACACCGCCGGCGAGATCGAGTGGCGCAAGGTGTCCCGCCTGACGGTCGAGCAGTACGCCGTGAAGGCGCACTCGCGGAACCTGCCCCAGTCGCTCACCGTGGAGAAGGCCGTCGACCTGCACGGTGCCTACGAGGACATCAAGGACGAGCGGCGGCAGCTCGACTTCGAGGACGTCCTCCTGGCGACCGTCGGCATGATGCAGCTCGAGCCGCGCGTGGCGCAGCAGGTGCGTGAGCAGTACCGGTTCTTCGTCGTCGACGAGTACCAGGACGTCTCGCCGCTGCAGCAAGAACTCCTGGAGCTCTGGCTCGGCGACCGCAACGACCTCTGCGTCGTGGGCGACGCGAGCCAGACCATCTACTCGTTCGCCGGCGCCTCGGCGGACTACCTCCTCGGGTTCGGCTCGCGCTACGACGACGCGACCGTCGTCCGGCTCGAGCAGAACTACCGCTCGTCTCGTCAGATCGTCGACACCGCGAACCAGCTGATGCGCGGCCGACCCGGCGCGCTGCACCTTCACCCGGCGGTCGAGTCGACGGGGCCTGTGCCGCCTGTGGTGCAGTACCCGACCGACATGGCCGAGGCCCGAGGCGTCGCGCAGACCATCGCCGACGAGATCGCCAGCGGCGTCGCCCCCGAGGAGATCGCGGTGCTCTACAGGGTCAACGTGCAGGCCGCGGCGCTCGAGCGCGCCCTGGCGGACGTCGGCGTCTCGACGCGCATCCACGGCGCCGCACGGTTCTTCGACCTCCGTGAGGTCAAGGAGGCGGTGATGATGCTCAAGGGAGCCTCGGTCAGCATCATCGGCGAGCCCCTCTTCAAGACAGTGAGCGACGTGCTCCGCTCGCTGGGCTGGACGCAGGAGGCACCGGAGCAGCGCGGCGCCCTGCGCGACCGGTGGGAGTCGTTGAACGCCCTGATGGGCCTGGCCGAGGCGTCGCCGGAGGGCACGACGCTGAAGCAGTTCGTGGAGGAGCTCCTCGCGAGGCAGGCCGGACAGCACGAGCCGACCATGGCCGCGGTGACCCTCGCCACCCTGCACTCGGCCAAGGGCCTCGAGTGGCGGAGCGTCTACCTGGTCGGCCTCAGCGAGGGCCTCGTGCCGATCAGCTACGCGCAGGGGCTGGAGGCGATCGACGAGGAGCGTCGCCTGCTCTACGTCGGCATCACGCGTGCGCGGGAGCGCCTGCGCCTCTCATGGGCGCCGAGCGGGCAGGGCCGTGGCGGCGAGCGCCGACCGAGCCGGTTCCTGGAGGAGCTCCGCACCCGCAGTCGGGATGGGGCTGCACGACCGACGAGCTGA